The Bubalus kerabau isolate K-KA32 ecotype Philippines breed swamp buffalo chromosome 16, PCC_UOA_SB_1v2, whole genome shotgun sequence genome includes a region encoding these proteins:
- the TSSK2 gene encoding testis-specific serine/threonine-protein kinase 2 → MDDAAVLRKKGYIVGINLGKGSYAKVKSAYSERLKFNVAVKIIDRKKTPTDFVERFLPREMDILATVNHRSIIKTYEIFETSDGRIYIVMELGVQGDLLEFIKCRGALHEDVARKMFRQLSSAVKYCHDLDVVHRDLKCENLLLDKDFNIKLSDFGFSKRCLRDGSGRLTLSKTFCGSAAYAAPEVLQGIPYQPKVYDIWSLGVILYIMVCGSMPYDDSDIKKMLRIQKEHRVDFPRSKNLTGECKDLIYRILQPDVTRRLHIDEILSHVWLQPPKPKAMPSASFKREGEGKYRADCKLDPRPGSRPDHKLGAKTQHRLLVVPETEDRMEERLAEASRAKDPHVSGAEVGKASP, encoded by the coding sequence ATGGACGATGCCGCGGTCCTGAGGAAGAAGGGTTACATCGTGGGCATCAACCTGGGCAAGGGCTCCTACGCCAAGGTCAAGTCCGCCTACTCTGAGCGCCTCAAGTTCAACGTGGCGGTCAAGATCATCGACCGCAAGAAGACGCCCACGGACTTCGTGGAGAGATTCCTGCCCCGGGAGATGGACATCCTGGCGACCGTCAACCACCGCTCCATCATCAAGACCTACGAGATCTTCGAGACATCCGACGGCCGCATCTACATCGTCATGGAGCTCGGCGTCCAGGGCGACCTCCTCGAGTTCATCAAGTGCCGGGGGGCCCTGCACGAGGATGTGGCGCGCAAGATGTTCCGTCAGCTGTCCTCGGCCGTCAAGTACTGCCACGACCTGGACGTCGTCCACCGAGACCTCAAGTGCGAGAACCTTCTCCTCGACAAGGACTTCAACATCAAGCTGTCCGACTTTGGCTTCTCCAAGCGCTGCCTGCGGGACGGCAGTGGCCGGCTCACGCTGAGCAAGACCTTCTGCGGGTCGGCGGCGTACGCGGCCCCCGAGGTGCTGCAGGGCATCCCCTACCAGCCCAAGGTGTACGACATCTGGAGCCTGGGCGTGATTCTCTACATCATGGTCTGCGGCTCCATGCCGTACGACGATTCCGACATCAAGAAGATGCTGCGCATCCAGAAAGAGCACCGCGTGGACTTCCCGCGCTCCAAGAACCTGACGGGTGAGTGCAAGGACCTAATCTACCGCATCCTGCAGCCGGACGTCACCCGGCGCCTGCACATTGACGAGATCCTCAGCCACGTGTGGCTGCAGCCCCCCAAGCCCAAGGCCATGCCCTCCGCCTCCTTCAAGCGGGAGGGCGAGGGCAAGTACCGGGCTGACTGCAAGCTGGACCCGCGGCCCGGCTCGCGGCCCGACCACAAGCTGGGGGCCAAGACCCAGCACCGGCTGCTCGTGGTGCCCGAGACCGAGGACCGCATGGAGGAGCGGCTGGCCGAAGCCTCCAGGGCGAAGGACCCCCACGTCTCCGGAGCTGAGGTGGGGAAGGCGAGCCCCTAG
- the ESS2 gene encoding splicing factor ESS-2 homolog isoform X1, whose amino-acid sequence MASPGAPARSQMLPAASGPRRKRAAGEAGAATGRQRVLDEEEYIEGLQTVIQRDFFPDVEKLQAQKEYLEAEENGDLERMRQIAIKFGSALGKTSREPPPPYVTPATFETPELHTGPSVVGGKARARGRGLEDGDGEAAEEEAAEPLPSLDAFLSRYTSEDNASFREIMEVAKERGRARHAWLYQAEEELEKRQKDSLALPSAEHQAVESGQAGVETWKYKAKNSLMYYPEGVPDQEQLLKKPRQVVHKNTRFLRDPFSQALSRSQLQQAAALNAQHKQGKVGPDGKELIPHESPRVGGFGFVATPSPAPGVNESPLMTWGEVENTPLRVEGSDTPYVDRTPGPAFKILEPGRRERLGLKMANEAAAKNRAKKQEALRRVTENLASLTPKGLSPAMSPALQRLVSRTASKYTDRALRASYTPSPARASHLKTPASGPQTPTSTPAPGSATRTPLSQDPACITDNLLQLPARRKASDFF is encoded by the exons ATGGCGTCGCCGGGCGCACCGGCCCGCTCCCAGATGCTTCCCGCAGCGTCCGGGCCCCGGAGGAAGCGCGCAGCCGGCGAGGCTGGGGCTGCGACGGGCCGGCAGCGGGTCCTGGACGAAGAGGAGTACATTGAG GGCCTCCAGACGGTCATCCAGAGGGACTTCTTTCCCGACGTGGAGAAGCTGCAGGCACAGAAGGAGTACCTGGAGGCTGAGGAGAATGGAGACCTCGAGCGGATGCGCCAGATCGCCATCAAGTTCGGCTCCGCCCTGGGCAAGACATCCCGAGAGCCCCCACCACCCT ATGTCACGCCAGCCACGTTTGAAACCCCTGAGCTGCACACGGGCCCCAGCGTGGTGGGCGGCAAGGCCAGGGCCCGGGGCCGCGGCCTGGAGGACGGTGATG GAGAGGCTgcggaggaggaggcggcggagCCCCTGCCCAGCCTGGACGCCTTCCTGAGCCGGTACACCAGTGAGGACAACGCCTCGTTCCGGGAGATCATGGAGGTGGCCAAGGAGAGGGGCCGCGCGCGCCACGCCTGGCTCTACCAGGCCGAGGAGGAGTTGGAGAAG AGGCAGAAGGACAGTCTCGCGCTCCCATCGGCTGAGCACCAGGCAGTCGAGAGCGGCCAGGCCGGAGTGGAGACCTGGAAGTACAAGGCCAAGAACTCCCTCATGTACTACCCAGAGG GCGTCCCCGATCAAGAGCAGCTGTTGAAGAAGCCACGGCAGGTGGTGCATAAGAACACGCGCTTCCTCAGGGACCCCTTCAGCCAGGCCCTCAGCAGGTCGCAGCTGCAGCAGGCAGCCGCCCTCAACGCGCAG CACAAACAGGGCAAGGTGGGCCCGGACGGCAAGGAGCTCATCCCCCACGAGTCCCCCCGAGTGGGTGGCTTTGGATTCGTCGCGACACCTTCTCCTGCCCCTG GTGTGAATGAGTCCCCACTGATGACCTGGGGGGAAGTCGAGAACACGCCCTTGAGAGTGGAAGGGTCAGACACTCCCTACGTGGACAGGACGCCGGGGCCAGCTTTCAAG ATCCTGGAGCCAGGCCGCAGGGAGCGGCTGGGCCTGAAGATGGCCAACGAGGCCGCCGCCAAGAACCGGGCCAAGAAGCAGGAAGCCCTGCGGAGGGTGACGGAGAACCTGGCCAG CCTCACCCCCAAGGGCCTGAGCCCTGCCATGTCCCCGGCCCTGCAGCGCCTGGTGAGCAGGACGGCCAGCAAGTACACGGACCGAGCCCTGCGGGCCAGCTACACCCCGTCCCCCGCCCGTGCCAGCCACCTCAAGACCCCGGCCAGCGGGCCCCAGACCCCGACGAGCACACCGGCCCCCGGCTCGGCGACACGCACCCCACTCAGCCAGGACCCAGCCTGCATCACGGACAACTTGCTGCAGCTCCCCGCCCGGCGCAAGGCCTCAGACTTCTTCTAG
- the ESS2 gene encoding splicing factor ESS-2 homolog isoform X2, protein MASPGAPARSQMLPAASGPRRKRAAGEAGAATGRQRVLDEEEYIEGLQTVIQRDFFPDVEKLQAQKEYLEAEENGDLERMRQIAIKFGSALDVTPATFETPELHTGPSVVGGKARARGRGLEDGDGEAAEEEAAEPLPSLDAFLSRYTSEDNASFREIMEVAKERGRARHAWLYQAEEELEKRQKDSLALPSAEHQAVESGQAGVETWKYKAKNSLMYYPEGVPDQEQLLKKPRQVVHKNTRFLRDPFSQALSRSQLQQAAALNAQHKQGKVGPDGKELIPHESPRVGGFGFVATPSPAPGVNESPLMTWGEVENTPLRVEGSDTPYVDRTPGPAFKILEPGRRERLGLKMANEAAAKNRAKKQEALRRVTENLASLTPKGLSPAMSPALQRLVSRTASKYTDRALRASYTPSPARASHLKTPASGPQTPTSTPAPGSATRTPLSQDPACITDNLLQLPARRKASDFF, encoded by the exons ATGGCGTCGCCGGGCGCACCGGCCCGCTCCCAGATGCTTCCCGCAGCGTCCGGGCCCCGGAGGAAGCGCGCAGCCGGCGAGGCTGGGGCTGCGACGGGCCGGCAGCGGGTCCTGGACGAAGAGGAGTACATTGAG GGCCTCCAGACGGTCATCCAGAGGGACTTCTTTCCCGACGTGGAGAAGCTGCAGGCACAGAAGGAGTACCTGGAGGCTGAGGAGAATGGAGACCTCGAGCGGATGCGCCAGATCGCCATCAAGTTCGGCTCCGCCCTGG ATGTCACGCCAGCCACGTTTGAAACCCCTGAGCTGCACACGGGCCCCAGCGTGGTGGGCGGCAAGGCCAGGGCCCGGGGCCGCGGCCTGGAGGACGGTGATG GAGAGGCTgcggaggaggaggcggcggagCCCCTGCCCAGCCTGGACGCCTTCCTGAGCCGGTACACCAGTGAGGACAACGCCTCGTTCCGGGAGATCATGGAGGTGGCCAAGGAGAGGGGCCGCGCGCGCCACGCCTGGCTCTACCAGGCCGAGGAGGAGTTGGAGAAG AGGCAGAAGGACAGTCTCGCGCTCCCATCGGCTGAGCACCAGGCAGTCGAGAGCGGCCAGGCCGGAGTGGAGACCTGGAAGTACAAGGCCAAGAACTCCCTCATGTACTACCCAGAGG GCGTCCCCGATCAAGAGCAGCTGTTGAAGAAGCCACGGCAGGTGGTGCATAAGAACACGCGCTTCCTCAGGGACCCCTTCAGCCAGGCCCTCAGCAGGTCGCAGCTGCAGCAGGCAGCCGCCCTCAACGCGCAG CACAAACAGGGCAAGGTGGGCCCGGACGGCAAGGAGCTCATCCCCCACGAGTCCCCCCGAGTGGGTGGCTTTGGATTCGTCGCGACACCTTCTCCTGCCCCTG GTGTGAATGAGTCCCCACTGATGACCTGGGGGGAAGTCGAGAACACGCCCTTGAGAGTGGAAGGGTCAGACACTCCCTACGTGGACAGGACGCCGGGGCCAGCTTTCAAG ATCCTGGAGCCAGGCCGCAGGGAGCGGCTGGGCCTGAAGATGGCCAACGAGGCCGCCGCCAAGAACCGGGCCAAGAAGCAGGAAGCCCTGCGGAGGGTGACGGAGAACCTGGCCAG CCTCACCCCCAAGGGCCTGAGCCCTGCCATGTCCCCGGCCCTGCAGCGCCTGGTGAGCAGGACGGCCAGCAAGTACACGGACCGAGCCCTGCGGGCCAGCTACACCCCGTCCCCCGCCCGTGCCAGCCACCTCAAGACCCCGGCCAGCGGGCCCCAGACCCCGACGAGCACACCGGCCCCCGGCTCGGCGACACGCACCCCACTCAGCCAGGACCCAGCCTGCATCACGGACAACTTGCTGCAGCTCCCCGCCCGGCGCAAGGCCTCAGACTTCTTCTAG
- the ESS2 gene encoding splicing factor ESS-2 homolog isoform X3: protein MASPGAPARSQMLPAASGPRRKRAAGEAGAATGRQRVLDEEEYIEGLQTVIQRDFFPDVEKLQAQKEYLEAEENGDLERMRQIAIKFGSALGKTSREPPPPYVTPATFETPELHTGPSVVGGKARARGRGLEDGDGEAAEEEAAEPLPSLDAFLSRYTSEDNASFREIMEVAKERGRARHAWLYQAEEELEKRQKDSLALPSAEHQAVESGQAGVETWKYKAKNSLMYYPEGVPDQEQLLKKPRQVVHKNTRFLRDPFSQALSRSQLQQAAALNAQHKQGKVGPDGKELIPHESPRVGGFGFVATPSPAPGVNESPLMTWGEVENTPLRVEGSDTPYVDRTPGPAFKILEPGRRERLGLKMANEAAAKNRAKKQEALRRVTENLASAW, encoded by the exons ATGGCGTCGCCGGGCGCACCGGCCCGCTCCCAGATGCTTCCCGCAGCGTCCGGGCCCCGGAGGAAGCGCGCAGCCGGCGAGGCTGGGGCTGCGACGGGCCGGCAGCGGGTCCTGGACGAAGAGGAGTACATTGAG GGCCTCCAGACGGTCATCCAGAGGGACTTCTTTCCCGACGTGGAGAAGCTGCAGGCACAGAAGGAGTACCTGGAGGCTGAGGAGAATGGAGACCTCGAGCGGATGCGCCAGATCGCCATCAAGTTCGGCTCCGCCCTGGGCAAGACATCCCGAGAGCCCCCACCACCCT ATGTCACGCCAGCCACGTTTGAAACCCCTGAGCTGCACACGGGCCCCAGCGTGGTGGGCGGCAAGGCCAGGGCCCGGGGCCGCGGCCTGGAGGACGGTGATG GAGAGGCTgcggaggaggaggcggcggagCCCCTGCCCAGCCTGGACGCCTTCCTGAGCCGGTACACCAGTGAGGACAACGCCTCGTTCCGGGAGATCATGGAGGTGGCCAAGGAGAGGGGCCGCGCGCGCCACGCCTGGCTCTACCAGGCCGAGGAGGAGTTGGAGAAG AGGCAGAAGGACAGTCTCGCGCTCCCATCGGCTGAGCACCAGGCAGTCGAGAGCGGCCAGGCCGGAGTGGAGACCTGGAAGTACAAGGCCAAGAACTCCCTCATGTACTACCCAGAGG GCGTCCCCGATCAAGAGCAGCTGTTGAAGAAGCCACGGCAGGTGGTGCATAAGAACACGCGCTTCCTCAGGGACCCCTTCAGCCAGGCCCTCAGCAGGTCGCAGCTGCAGCAGGCAGCCGCCCTCAACGCGCAG CACAAACAGGGCAAGGTGGGCCCGGACGGCAAGGAGCTCATCCCCCACGAGTCCCCCCGAGTGGGTGGCTTTGGATTCGTCGCGACACCTTCTCCTGCCCCTG GTGTGAATGAGTCCCCACTGATGACCTGGGGGGAAGTCGAGAACACGCCCTTGAGAGTGGAAGGGTCAGACACTCCCTACGTGGACAGGACGCCGGGGCCAGCTTTCAAG ATCCTGGAGCCAGGCCGCAGGGAGCGGCTGGGCCTGAAGATGGCCAACGAGGCCGCCGCCAAGAACCGGGCCAAGAAGCAGGAAGCCCTGCGGAGGGTGACGGAGAACCTGGCCAG CGCCTGGTGA
- the GSC2 gene encoding homeobox protein goosecoid-2 — protein MAAARGAAGRGAPGRPCPFSIEHILSGLPDRSPQARAARPPPPAPDRQSPSEPGEPGAPEAARCACCCCCGPRGPPETDGRLGECTPGARAGGLGARLAWPLRLAPEAPLPWAAPSGGPGAQPGAGVQGPPRRTRRHRTIFSEEQLRALEALFMQNQYPDVGTRERLAGRIRLREERVEVWFKNRRAKWRHQKRAAASARLLSGPKKPPRESC, from the exons ATGGCGGCGGCGAGGGGCGCGGCGGGCCGCGGGGCACCCGGGCGGCCCTGCCCCTTCTCCATCGAGCACATCCTCTCCGGCCTGCCCGATCGCAGCCCCCAAGCCCGggccgcccgcccgccgccgccggcccCTGACCGCCAGAGCCCCTCGGAGCCGGGGGAGCCCGGGGCGCCGGAGGCCGCGCGCTGCGCCTGCTGCTGTTGTTGCGGCCCCCGCGGGCCCCCGGAGACGGACGGGCGGCTGGGTGAGTGCACTCCGGGCGCGcgggctggggggctgg GCGCGCGGCTGGCGTGGCCGCTGCGGCTGGCACCTGAGGCGCCCTTGCCCTGGGCCGCGCCCTCCGGGGGCCCCGGGGCGCAGCCAGGCGCGGGTGTTCAGGGCCCGCCGCGGCGTACGCGGCGTCACCGCACCATCTTTAGCGAGGAGCAGCTGCGGGCGCTGGAGGCCCTCTTCATGCAAAACCAATACCCCGACGTGGGCACGCGCGAGCGCCTGGCCGGCCGCATCCGCCTGCGAGAGGAGCGCGTGGAG GTCTGGTTCAAGAACCGCCGGGCCAAGTGGCGACACCAGAAGCGCGCGGCGGCGTCCGCGCGGCTCCTATCCGGACCCAAGAAGCCCCCGAGGGAGAGCTGCTGA